The Ponticoccus alexandrii genome has a segment encoding these proteins:
- a CDS encoding DUF3096 domain-containing protein: MTTVVFLQPLLALISGVLILIFPRILNYVIAGYLILFGLAGLFPHVFGA; the protein is encoded by the coding sequence ATGACCACGGTCGTCTTCCTCCAGCCCCTGCTGGCGCTGATCTCGGGTGTGCTGATCCTGATCTTTCCGAGGATTCTCAACTACGTCATTGCCGGTTACCTCATCCTCTTCGGACTGGCCGGGCTGTTTCCTCACGTCTTCGGCGCCTGA
- a CDS encoding sensor histidine kinase has product MDRGDILSGDAFAAVLRSALAFVVVLVLFGWVTLTYLERSLLDELGQDVQQRWNIIAAEHESESQDHVAEAIETMSQRTTGPHHAAALFNGAGEFVAGNILSRPEGQGLQIGPLDHAAAAPQAMALDYIYFTGPLSNRTLTVGLRLDLLYRTQVLVFRALTISGFIVILTMLTVGYFLSARSLQRLRDIESALSRTSDGDTEVRIAENGGNTQIDRIARQMNTHFDRLSRMMATTRNTAAATAHDLKSPLGRAYLSLEKATSLVERGDDPADALADTQAELDTMRVIFDTYLQLSRIEASGTERLTLRVDLKALVIDMVETFAPIAEDSGQAFSFDFKELDNFSVMGDGQMLQQMVANLFDNAVTHGSEGNVITVSLGHEKGRIRIIVADTGPGIPDDSKEKVFEPFQRLDPSRSKPGTGLGLALVRAIAEKHGGQVTLRDNHPGLIVDLSLPAVVNPDKLAP; this is encoded by the coding sequence ATGGACCGCGGTGACATCCTCTCGGGCGACGCCTTCGCGGCCGTCCTGCGATCCGCGCTCGCATTTGTCGTGGTGCTTGTCCTGTTCGGGTGGGTCACGCTCACCTATCTCGAACGCAGTCTGCTCGATGAGCTCGGGCAGGATGTTCAGCAACGATGGAACATCATCGCGGCCGAGCATGAAAGCGAGTCTCAGGACCACGTCGCCGAGGCCATTGAAACCATGTCGCAACGCACGACTGGTCCCCATCATGCAGCGGCCCTGTTCAATGGGGCTGGTGAATTCGTTGCTGGCAACATCCTGTCCCGTCCCGAGGGCCAGGGTCTGCAGATCGGGCCGCTGGATCATGCAGCAGCGGCTCCGCAGGCGATGGCGCTCGATTACATCTATTTCACCGGGCCGTTGTCCAACAGGACCCTGACGGTCGGACTGCGGCTGGATCTTCTCTATCGCACGCAGGTTCTGGTTTTTCGCGCCCTGACGATCAGCGGTTTCATCGTCATTCTCACGATGCTGACCGTCGGCTATTTCCTCAGCGCCAGAAGCCTGCAACGTTTGCGCGACATCGAATCCGCGCTCTCACGCACCAGCGACGGAGATACCGAGGTCCGCATCGCGGAGAACGGCGGCAACACGCAGATCGACCGGATTGCGCGTCAGATGAACACGCATTTCGACCGTCTTTCCCGGATGATGGCAACGACGCGCAACACCGCCGCAGCGACGGCTCACGATCTGAAATCTCCGCTTGGCCGCGCCTATCTTTCGCTGGAGAAAGCAACGTCATTGGTGGAGCGTGGCGACGATCCCGCCGACGCGCTCGCCGACACGCAGGCCGAGCTGGACACCATGCGTGTCATCTTCGATACCTACCTGCAACTCTCCCGCATTGAAGCCTCCGGCACGGAGCGGCTGACCCTGCGCGTTGATCTCAAGGCGCTGGTGATCGACATGGTGGAGACCTTCGCCCCCATCGCCGAGGATTCCGGGCAGGCTTTCTCTTTTGACTTCAAAGAGTTGGATAACTTCTCGGTGATGGGTGACGGCCAGATGCTGCAGCAGATGGTGGCGAACCTGTTTGACAACGCGGTCACCCACGGCTCGGAGGGCAATGTCATCACGGTGAGTTTGGGCCATGAGAAAGGCCGCATTCGCATCATCGTGGCAGATACAGGGCCCGGTATCCCGGATGACTCGAAAGAGAAAGTTTTCGAGCCATTCCAAAGGCTTGACCCTAGCCGCTCCAAACCCGGGACCGGCCTTGGCCTCGCGCTCGTGCGTGCGATTGCCGAAAAGCATGGTGGTCAGGTCACTTTGCGTGACAACCACCCGGGTCTGATTGTCGACTTGAGCCTGCCTGCCGTGGTCAACCCGGACAAGCTTGCGCCCTGA
- a CDS encoding cytochrome b/b6 domain-containing protein: MARETHQTTTDHNSRHNLPTRLVHAGLALAVITQLLTSLVLKPAEDGHAGNLWFEIHEYGGLAAFALILLFWIVLTVRKRGTDAGLLFPWASSSRLSSLWSDIRRHADALRHLRLPAHDDESPLASAVHGLGLLLITAMAGTGKLYYFIGTGNPDAGGLVGAAMFVHRALANLAWVYLIGHASMAVLQHLFTEFNLRKMWSLHSAPKKEALK, translated from the coding sequence ATGGCCCGCGAGACGCACCAAACCACGACCGACCATAACTCACGCCACAATCTGCCAACACGGCTCGTCCACGCGGGATTGGCACTGGCTGTCATCACGCAGCTGTTGACCAGCCTGGTTCTGAAGCCTGCCGAAGACGGCCACGCCGGAAACCTCTGGTTCGAGATCCACGAATACGGCGGCCTCGCTGCCTTTGCTTTGATCCTGTTGTTCTGGATCGTCCTGACGGTTCGAAAACGGGGGACGGACGCAGGGCTGCTGTTCCCCTGGGCCTCTTCGTCCCGTCTCTCGTCGCTCTGGTCGGACATCAGGCGGCATGCGGACGCGCTGCGCCATCTGCGCCTGCCTGCCCATGACGATGAAAGCCCGCTCGCCAGCGCGGTGCACGGGCTGGGCCTCCTGCTGATCACCGCGATGGCCGGGACTGGCAAGCTCTACTATTTCATCGGAACCGGGAACCCGGACGCCGGCGGATTGGTCGGGGCAGCGATGTTCGTTCACCGAGCACTCGCGAACCTCGCCTGGGTCTACCTCATCGGCCACGCGAGTATGGCCGTGCTCCAGCACCTCTTCACCGAATTCAATCTGCGCAAGATGTGGTCCCTCCACTCGGCGCCAAAAAAGGAAGCTCTCAAATGA
- a CDS encoding DHA2 family efflux MFS transporter permease subunit, with product MSVNAASSVGPVRWTIVLAVVLTAVLEVLDSTIVNVALPQIQAAFGITNDQTVWILTSYIVASVVVMPLTGFFVRMFGRRRLINSAIIGFATFSALCGLSWSVEIMVACRLGQGIFGAFLIPLSQSILFDSFPKEKRGQAMAFFGLGVVVAPVLGPTLGALLTEYFSWRAVFYVNLPIAAFALTMMSGELRSEDTKRIKVDWAGLALMVGAIASLQLMLDLGESRDWFASRLIQVAAIIMIACATSFVLRGRGKADNIIDFSLFRDRSFAGANVAILGFGVAMFGSIAILPLFVQGLLGYPVLDAGFLFIPRGIAGGISMVLTGSVLVSRFDPRKLLAVGLVMTGTGNILLGLLNLNAGFWDLAVPGIISGLGMGLFFVPMSTLAFQNIGPNRQDEASGIYGVTRSLGSSVGIALVGWQVASRMQFHYATLASGITPFDPAARAWLAPLGLDPASAEGAAQIAAQIQQQASLLAFQDAFFLTGAAAFLMLPVVLILQRPKASAAPAMAH from the coding sequence ATGAGCGTCAACGCTGCCTCAAGCGTGGGACCTGTCCGCTGGACCATTGTTCTGGCCGTTGTGCTGACGGCGGTTCTGGAAGTGCTGGACAGCACCATCGTCAACGTCGCCCTGCCCCAGATCCAGGCCGCGTTCGGCATCACCAACGACCAGACCGTCTGGATTCTCACCAGCTATATCGTTGCTTCGGTCGTGGTCATGCCTTTGACCGGTTTTTTTGTCCGGATGTTCGGGCGGCGTCGACTGATCAACTCCGCGATCATAGGCTTTGCCACCTTCTCGGCGCTATGTGGTCTGTCGTGGAGCGTCGAGATCATGGTCGCCTGCCGTCTTGGCCAAGGCATCTTCGGTGCGTTCCTGATCCCGTTGTCGCAGTCGATCCTGTTTGACAGCTTTCCAAAGGAAAAGCGGGGGCAAGCCATGGCGTTTTTCGGTCTTGGCGTCGTCGTGGCACCGGTGCTGGGCCCGACGCTTGGCGCTCTGTTGACCGAATATTTCTCTTGGCGAGCCGTCTTCTACGTCAACCTGCCTATCGCGGCCTTTGCCCTGACCATGATGTCAGGAGAGCTGAGGTCCGAAGATACGAAGCGCATCAAGGTGGATTGGGCCGGATTGGCATTGATGGTCGGAGCCATAGCGTCGTTGCAGCTGATGCTGGATCTGGGCGAAAGCCGCGACTGGTTTGCCTCCAGGCTGATCCAGGTTGCCGCGATCATCATGATCGCCTGCGCCACAAGCTTTGTCCTTCGCGGGCGCGGCAAGGCCGACAACATCATCGACTTCTCACTGTTCCGGGACCGGAGCTTTGCGGGCGCAAACGTCGCGATCCTCGGGTTCGGCGTGGCCATGTTCGGCTCCATCGCGATCCTGCCGCTCTTCGTACAAGGGCTTCTGGGCTATCCGGTTCTGGATGCCGGTTTCCTGTTCATCCCGCGCGGCATCGCGGGAGGCATATCGATGGTTCTGACAGGATCGGTTCTGGTGTCCCGCTTTGATCCTCGCAAATTACTTGCCGTCGGGCTCGTAATGACAGGAACCGGCAATATCCTTCTGGGCCTGCTCAACCTGAATGCCGGATTCTGGGACCTCGCGGTGCCGGGCATCATCTCGGGTCTCGGAATGGGGCTGTTCTTTGTCCCGATGTCGACGCTGGCCTTCCAGAACATCGGCCCGAACCGGCAGGATGAGGCGTCCGGCATCTATGGCGTGACGCGTTCGCTGGGATCTTCGGTGGGGATCGCCCTCGTGGGCTGGCAGGTCGCCAGCCGGATGCAGTTTCACTACGCAACACTGGCCTCTGGCATCACCCCCTTCGACCCGGCGGCGCGGGCCTGGCTTGCGCCCCTCGGGCTCGATCCCGCCTCGGCGGAGGGCGCAGCCCAGATCGCAGCACAGATCCAGCAACAGGCCAGCCTTCTGGCGTTCCAGGACGCGTTTTTTCTGACCGGGGCCGCCGCCTTCCTGATGTTGCCGGTTGTCCTGATCCTGCAACGCCCGAAAGCCTCCGCCGCGCCAGCCATGGCCCACTAG
- a CDS encoding acetoacetate decarboxylase, translating to MNAADLVANAFAMPVTSPSYPKGPYKFVNREFLTITYRTDMDALRRVVPEPLEIAEPLVKYEFIRMPDSTGFGDYTESGQVIPVTLDGVAGGYVHSMFLNDDAPIAGGREIWGFPKKLADPALRVEKDTLVGTLDVGSVRVATGTMGYKHRELDHETVLKGFEAPNFMLKVIPHVDCTPRICELVRYYTLDVTLKGAWEGPAGLELHQHALAPVADLPVREVVSAVHLMTDLTLGLGEVVHDYLQPKE from the coding sequence ATGAACGCCGCCGATCTTGTCGCCAACGCCTTTGCCATGCCGGTCACCAGCCCGTCCTATCCGAAAGGCCCTTACAAATTCGTCAATCGTGAATTTCTGACGATCACTTACCGCACGGACATGGATGCCCTGCGCCGCGTCGTCCCCGAACCGCTGGAAATCGCTGAACCGCTGGTGAAATACGAATTCATTCGCATGCCCGACAGCACCGGCTTTGGCGACTACACCGAAAGCGGGCAGGTGATCCCTGTCACGCTGGACGGGGTCGCGGGTGGTTACGTGCACTCCATGTTCCTCAACGACGACGCCCCCATCGCAGGGGGACGCGAAATCTGGGGGTTTCCGAAAAAGCTCGCTGATCCGGCGTTGAGGGTCGAGAAGGACACTCTGGTCGGGACGCTGGATGTCGGTTCGGTACGGGTTGCAACCGGCACCATGGGGTACAAGCACCGCGAGCTGGACCACGAAACCGTGCTCAAGGGGTTCGAGGCTCCGAATTTCATGCTCAAGGTGATCCCGCACGTCGATTGCACACCGCGCATTTGCGAGCTGGTCCGTTACTACACCCTGGACGTGACCCTGAAAGGGGCATGGGAAGGCCCTGCCGGACTGGAATTGCACCAGCACGCACTGGCCCCGGTGGCCGACCTGCCGGTGCGCGAGGTCGTCTCGGCGGTCCACCTGATGACCGACCTGACGCTCGGTCTGGGCGAAGTCGTGCACGACTACCTTCAGCCGAAGGAATGA
- a CDS encoding DUF1269 domain-containing protein — protein sequence MSELIVIGYETPEKAEEARSDLMTMSGEYLVDVADAVVAIADADGKVKLNQLVNMWSAGATGGAFWGLLVGMLFFNPLLGVAVGAGAGALSGALTDYGINDDFMKGVGSVLQPGQAALFMMIRTNASDKVIERLGEHGGRVLRTNLDTDAENHLRRAFDEAHKAESGAAAPEHA from the coding sequence ATGTCTGAATTGATCGTTATCGGGTACGAAACACCCGAAAAAGCAGAAGAAGCCCGCAGCGACCTCATGACCATGTCCGGAGAATACCTGGTGGACGTCGCCGATGCCGTGGTCGCCATCGCGGACGCGGATGGCAAGGTCAAGCTCAACCAGTTGGTAAACATGTGGTCGGCCGGGGCGACTGGTGGTGCCTTCTGGGGGCTCCTGGTGGGGATGCTCTTCTTCAACCCATTGCTGGGGGTCGCCGTCGGCGCCGGAGCTGGCGCCTTGTCAGGCGCGTTGACCGATTACGGCATCAATGACGACTTCATGAAAGGCGTGGGCAGCGTCCTGCAACCGGGTCAGGCCGCGCTCTTCATGATGATCCGGACCAATGCCTCCGACAAGGTCATCGAGCGGTTGGGCGAGCACGGTGGGCGGGTGCTGCGCACCAATCTCGACACCGATGCAGAGAACCACCTGCGCCGTGCCTTCGACGAGGCGCACAAGGCAGAGAGCGGCGCCGCGGCGCCGGAACACGCATGA
- the mprF gene encoding bifunctional lysylphosphatidylglycerol flippase/synthetase MprF: MTTAMTRTRLSRVLRMFEHPAFKIVIPLVIGAIAVVVLHRLASHVRWTDVRVDLGAAQPTILLAALGCTIVSFAGIAAYDALAVRAVAPGVMPRHIPLVGGAAGYAISGLLGVSYLTGTAVRHQVYSSFGLDLVKITAVVAISWTGFLSALILCLGALLAFHPTGLSAVIAIAPAIETAAGLVLLFAFGGYLVWLAKGKRQVTTGDHVTALPGPSQAIGLTLAGLLDLSGAALTLYVLMPADLVQSLPFFAIVFVAAVGLGVLSHAPGGLGAFEATMIAGLGAAGRSDALAALLLYRMIYTVFPFVVAALGLSIAAALAHRGKLHGTSSALWRAVKPFVPTLAAALAMLAGIVLLVSGNLPAEGSRLEILRDIFPLGVVEASNVVGSLVGALLIVVAAGLYRKLYRAWLLVMILLGVGFVASLAKGLDWVEALSMLGTLVALGLIRPAFYRADDMSLFRLDREWLLSLLVLSAAIVWIGFFAYDHVDYRNALWWQFTWDGDASRFLRASLVLATVLSAVAVNSLINHRRRLPPTGDIPEIVRRLVAQSEDTEANIALTGDKQFLISPDETAFLAYADTGKSLIAQGDPVGEAATGRALIWALREQAYRAGKRVAFYSVSAAYLPTYLDLGLSILKIGEVARVDLSGFSLDGSKRKGLRQARNRSVRDGYVFEVVPQAEAQAILPELRHISDAWLAHKQGEEKGFSLGAFTDEYMRNFDMAVLRDAEGRIVAFANLFQGAEHSELSLDLMRYLPDAPHFAMDALFAEMLLWGATQGYRWMSLGAAPFAGVENRQLAPLWNRIGGFIYEHGDHFYNFEGLRSFKEKFDPIWSPNYLACPGGLAAPGILYEVNVLVSGGLRGLMK; the protein is encoded by the coding sequence ATGACCACCGCCATGACCCGGACGCGCCTGTCACGCGTGCTCCGCATGTTCGAACACCCTGCCTTCAAAATCGTGATTCCGCTGGTTATCGGAGCAATCGCCGTTGTCGTCCTGCATCGTCTTGCCAGCCATGTGCGATGGACAGATGTGCGAGTGGATCTCGGCGCGGCCCAACCGACGATCCTTCTGGCGGCGCTTGGCTGTACAATCGTCAGCTTTGCGGGGATCGCGGCTTATGATGCTCTGGCCGTGCGAGCGGTGGCGCCCGGCGTAATGCCCAGACATATCCCCCTTGTTGGCGGAGCGGCGGGTTATGCCATCTCCGGGCTGCTCGGGGTGTCCTACCTGACAGGCACCGCTGTGCGACATCAGGTCTATTCCTCCTTCGGTCTCGACCTCGTCAAGATCACCGCGGTTGTCGCGATTTCCTGGACAGGGTTTCTCTCGGCGCTGATCCTGTGCCTTGGAGCGCTGCTGGCGTTCCATCCGACGGGGCTGAGCGCGGTCATCGCCATCGCTCCCGCGATCGAGACAGCGGCCGGACTTGTCCTGCTGTTCGCGTTCGGCGGCTATCTTGTCTGGTTGGCCAAGGGAAAAAGGCAGGTGACGACGGGGGACCACGTGACTGCGTTGCCGGGACCGTCGCAGGCCATTGGGCTGACGCTGGCGGGACTTCTCGATCTGTCGGGGGCTGCTCTGACGCTCTACGTGCTCATGCCGGCCGATCTCGTGCAAAGCCTCCCTTTTTTCGCAATCGTCTTTGTTGCGGCGGTTGGTCTTGGGGTGCTCAGTCATGCGCCTGGCGGACTGGGCGCGTTTGAAGCGACGATGATTGCAGGCCTCGGTGCCGCCGGTCGTTCAGACGCGCTGGCGGCGTTGTTGCTTTATCGGATGATCTACACCGTCTTTCCATTCGTTGTCGCGGCACTCGGGCTGAGCATCGCCGCTGCATTGGCTCATCGGGGAAAGCTTCACGGCACATCGAGCGCTCTCTGGCGCGCGGTGAAGCCCTTCGTTCCGACATTGGCAGCCGCGCTCGCCATGTTGGCGGGGATCGTCCTTCTCGTCTCGGGCAACCTGCCCGCCGAAGGGTCCCGGCTGGAGATTCTGCGCGACATCTTCCCTCTGGGTGTCGTAGAAGCGTCGAATGTGGTCGGCAGCCTTGTGGGCGCTTTGCTGATCGTCGTGGCCGCGGGACTTTACCGCAAGCTGTACCGCGCCTGGCTGCTTGTCATGATCCTGCTCGGGGTAGGCTTCGTGGCCTCGCTGGCCAAGGGACTCGACTGGGTCGAAGCGCTGTCGATGCTGGGAACGCTCGTGGCGCTGGGTTTGATCAGACCTGCCTTCTATCGCGCTGATGACATGTCGCTTTTCCGGCTGGACAGAGAGTGGCTGCTGAGCCTGCTGGTGCTGTCTGCGGCCATCGTCTGGATCGGTTTCTTTGCCTATGATCATGTCGATTACCGAAATGCCCTGTGGTGGCAATTCACCTGGGATGGCGATGCCTCGCGGTTCCTGCGGGCCAGCCTGGTCCTCGCGACGGTTCTGTCGGCAGTCGCGGTCAATTCGCTCATCAATCATCGCAGGCGGCTCCCGCCGACCGGCGACATTCCCGAGATCGTCCGGCGGCTTGTCGCACAGAGCGAAGACACGGAAGCCAACATTGCCCTGACCGGCGACAAGCAGTTCCTGATTTCGCCGGATGAAACGGCCTTTTTGGCCTATGCGGACACTGGCAAATCGCTGATCGCACAGGGCGATCCGGTGGGCGAGGCTGCTACCGGGCGCGCCCTGATCTGGGCGCTCCGGGAACAAGCCTATCGCGCGGGCAAACGTGTGGCGTTCTATTCGGTGTCGGCTGCCTATTTGCCAACCTATCTGGACCTTGGGCTTTCAATCCTCAAGATCGGCGAGGTCGCGCGGGTCGATCTGAGCGGCTTCAGCCTTGACGGTTCCAAACGCAAGGGCCTGCGGCAGGCGCGCAACCGCTCTGTGCGAGACGGTTACGTCTTCGAGGTTGTGCCGCAGGCCGAGGCTCAGGCCATCCTTCCGGAGTTGCGGCACATATCGGATGCCTGGCTCGCGCATAAACAGGGTGAGGAAAAGGGGTTTTCGCTGGGCGCCTTCACGGACGAGTACATGCGCAATTTCGACATGGCCGTTCTGCGCGATGCCGAAGGCCGGATCGTCGCGTTTGCCAACCTTTTCCAAGGCGCGGAACACAGCGAGCTGTCCCTCGACCTCATGCGCTATCTGCCCGACGCTCCGCATTTCGCCATGGATGCCCTGTTTGCCGAAATGTTGCTTTGGGGCGCGACGCAGGGCTATCGGTGGATGTCGCTGGGTGCTGCGCCTTTCGCCGGGGTCGAGAACCGCCAACTGGCTCCGCTCTGGAACCGGATCGGCGGGTTCATCTACGAGCACGGCGACCATTTCTACAACTTCGAAGGCCTGCGGTCCTTCAAGGAGAAATTCGATCCGATCTGGTCGCCGAATTATCTCGCCTGTCCAGGCGGACTGGCGGCTCCGGGCATTCTTTACGAGGTCAACGTGCTGGTATCGGGCGGGCTTCGCGGATTGATGAAATAG
- a CDS encoding HlyD family secretion protein — protein sequence MKYLKPIILALAVVAVGGGLWLWWQHESIYPSTDDAYLKANVLSIAPQVGGKVETVSVSQNQHVTKGDLLFRIDTTDLEASLKAAQAAYDTAVQQTNASITDLSSLSGRVDSARAALTDAQDAYDRTDKLFKLGDVAQAALDQATTTRDQAKAALDTAEAGLASARQRAGQAGKDNPAVRAAKAQLALAQINLSRAKVTAPVSGWVANLDLRPGALVAPNGPLFSLVEDGDWWIDANFKETDLARLRPGQPVTVNIDMYPGLTLEGTVQSLGAGSGAVFSLLPPQNASGNWVKVTQRFPVRIALDTRPDDSTMQLRVGASTRVTVDTSGLDAAK from the coding sequence ATGAAATATTTGAAACCGATCATTCTTGCGCTTGCAGTTGTCGCTGTCGGCGGCGGACTGTGGCTCTGGTGGCAGCACGAAAGCATCTATCCCTCGACCGACGACGCTTATCTCAAGGCCAACGTTCTGAGCATCGCCCCGCAGGTCGGCGGCAAGGTAGAGACGGTTTCTGTCTCCCAGAACCAGCATGTGACCAAGGGCGACCTGCTGTTCCGGATCGACACGACGGATCTGGAAGCCTCCCTGAAGGCCGCTCAGGCCGCCTATGACACCGCCGTCCAGCAAACCAATGCCTCGATCACCGACCTCTCGTCGCTGTCGGGTCGTGTGGACAGCGCCCGCGCCGCCCTGACAGACGCACAGGATGCCTACGACCGCACCGACAAGCTGTTCAAGCTGGGCGACGTGGCGCAGGCTGCGCTGGATCAGGCCACAACCACACGCGATCAGGCGAAAGCCGCGCTTGATACCGCCGAAGCCGGACTGGCCTCGGCCCGGCAACGCGCCGGGCAGGCAGGCAAGGACAATCCAGCGGTGCGCGCGGCCAAGGCACAGCTGGCGCTGGCACAGATCAACCTCTCCCGGGCAAAGGTAACCGCACCGGTCTCGGGCTGGGTGGCGAATCTCGATCTCAGACCCGGCGCGCTCGTTGCGCCGAACGGACCGCTCTTCTCGCTCGTCGAGGACGGTGATTGGTGGATCGACGCGAACTTCAAGGAAACCGATCTGGCGCGCCTGCGCCCAGGCCAGCCGGTCACGGTCAACATCGACATGTATCCCGGCCTGACACTCGAAGGCACGGTCCAAAGTCTTGGTGCCGGGTCAGGCGCGGTTTTCTCCCTGCTTCCGCCACAGAACGCCAGCGGCAACTGGGTCAAGGTCACGCAACGCTTCCCGGTCCGTATCGCGCTCGACACCCGGCCCGATGACTCCACCATGCAGCTGCGCGTCGGCGCGAGCACGCGCGTGACGGTGGACACCTCCGGGCTGGACGCCGCGAAATGA
- a CDS encoding rhomboid family intramembrane serine protease produces the protein MNKRILKSSARGLGRLRFTLVFLGVMLVANVLAGTVFGPLTPELLSAWGIGVDPVRDGQIARFVTAIFLSHGPSMLIRQFIFAATVIGTVEWLWGSWRAMALFFGIDISATTILLSCIALVPQLAGSEHINDVGMSMGGFGLIGVLLATSRVRWIGLAVVSLGVGVKYALVPEPLADGGHIIALWVGACVGQVWSRRAALAVGLRP, from the coding sequence ATGAACAAGCGGATATTGAAGAGCAGCGCCCGGGGATTGGGGCGGCTTCGGTTTACGCTCGTCTTTCTCGGGGTGATGTTGGTGGCGAATGTCCTGGCCGGGACAGTCTTCGGGCCGCTCACGCCTGAGCTGCTGTCGGCATGGGGCATCGGGGTGGATCCTGTGCGGGATGGCCAGATTGCACGGTTTGTGACCGCAATCTTCCTGTCGCACGGACCTTCGATGTTGATACGTCAGTTTATCTTCGCCGCCACGGTGATCGGCACGGTCGAGTGGTTGTGGGGCAGTTGGCGGGCGATGGCTCTGTTCTTCGGGATCGACATTTCGGCGACGACGATCTTGCTGTCCTGCATCGCGCTGGTGCCGCAACTCGCGGGATCGGAACATATCAACGATGTCGGCATGTCCATGGGCGGCTTTGGCCTGATTGGCGTTCTGCTTGCAACATCGCGGGTCAGGTGGATCGGTCTCGCCGTGGTCAGCCTCGGCGTCGGCGTGAAATACGCGCTTGTTCCAGAGCCTTTGGCCGACGGCGGCCACATCATTGCACTGTGGGTCGGAGCATGTGTCGGACAGGTCTGGTCCCGGAGGGCTGCGCTGGCAGTTGGCCTTCGTCCGTAG
- a CDS encoding HdeD family acid-resistance protein, which produces MQTYLSNLKSSVRPEVNRADVRNLRLVGIILLVIGVLAIGLPHIATLGAEQLTAWMLTLWGAIGLWFSWAIRPAPESRIGFVAFGLICAVGIALVLFPYAGIAALTVLMMLSFLIEGLLSIIFALRSSTYVKNWGWLVFSGLCAFVAGMVILFGWPWTASWTLGLMLGVNFLSTGLSLVMLANPPRT; this is translated from the coding sequence ATGCAGACGTATCTATCCAATCTGAAATCCTCTGTACGACCGGAAGTGAATCGTGCGGATGTCAGGAACCTGAGACTGGTCGGCATCATTCTTCTGGTGATCGGCGTCCTTGCCATCGGGCTTCCACACATCGCAACTCTGGGGGCCGAACAGCTGACGGCATGGATGCTGACGCTCTGGGGGGCGATTGGACTGTGGTTTTCCTGGGCCATCAGGCCGGCACCGGAATCGCGTATCGGTTTCGTGGCCTTTGGCCTGATCTGCGCGGTCGGTATCGCCCTTGTCCTGTTTCCGTACGCGGGCATCGCCGCGTTGACGGTGCTGATGATGCTGTCCTTCCTGATCGAGGGGCTGCTCTCGATCATCTTCGCCCTGCGGAGCAGCACCTATGTCAAAAACTGGGGATGGCTGGTGTTCAGCGGCCTGTGCGCCTTTGTGGCTGGCATGGTGATCCTGTTCGGCTGGCCTTGGACGGCAAGCTGGACGCTGGGCCTCATGCTGGGTGTCAACTTCCTCTCGACCGGATTGTCGCTGGTCATGCTGGCAAACCCGCCACGAACCTGA
- a CDS encoding response regulator: protein MKILLAEDDAKIAGYIVSGLSEHGHSVEHVADGRDALSYCLYNECDLAILDRMLPGMDGLSVLKALRASQKPLPVLFLTALGQVDDRVEGLAAGGDDYLPKPFHFSELVARIDAIVRRKSETRSEPTMSVHDLTLDLLSRTATRQGSVIELHNKEFSILEILMRNSGRVVTRTLLLERVWNFNFEPNTTVVETHVSRLRTKVDKPFDTRLIHTIRNTGYCMHGPR from the coding sequence ATGAAAATTCTTCTCGCCGAAGACGACGCCAAAATCGCTGGCTACATCGTGTCCGGACTGTCGGAACATGGGCATTCCGTAGAACATGTCGCCGATGGCCGGGATGCGCTCAGCTATTGTCTTTATAACGAATGCGATCTCGCGATCCTGGACCGCATGTTGCCGGGCATGGACGGTTTGTCGGTGCTCAAAGCGCTCAGAGCGTCCCAGAAACCCCTGCCTGTTCTGTTCCTGACCGCTCTGGGACAGGTGGACGACCGCGTGGAGGGTCTGGCTGCGGGCGGGGACGACTATCTGCCCAAACCGTTCCACTTCTCCGAGCTCGTGGCGCGCATCGATGCGATTGTCCGGCGCAAGAGCGAGACACGTTCCGAGCCTACGATGAGCGTGCACGACCTGACGCTCGATCTTCTGTCGCGCACGGCGACACGTCAGGGCAGCGTGATCGAATTGCACAACAAGGAATTCAGCATCCTCGAAATCCTGATGCGCAATTCGGGGCGGGTCGTGACGCGCACATTGCTGTTGGAGCGGGTCTGGAACTTCAATTTCGAACCCAACACAACGGTGGTCGAAACCCATGTGAGCAGACTGCGCACAAAGGTCGACAAGCCGTTCGACACCCGTTTGATCCACACGATCCGCAACACCGGGTATTGCATGCATGGACCGCGGTGA